A window from Leptospira wolffii serovar Khorat str. Khorat-H2 encodes these proteins:
- a CDS encoding NAD(P)H-binding protein, with amino-acid sequence MSITVAVPTGNIAKYLLPKLLSAGEKVTVLTRSPHKLDPSLKDKIRIEVGALEDQDFVQNATKDTEALYWLNPGNKSATDVHAWYKLYGKSVAGAVQKNRIPFVVNISTIIPEVVEAGVADGIVHVEEYLNETDANVVHLRPGFFLENLLAQLEDLRSRSTITFPIPPDRPVAFIATKDIAEVAAEYLLLKNWKGKRIHVLHGGEDLTFSEALKRLSESVGRVLKYDYITLEDFQNGLVSRGVSEAAAEGYTDIYRSMHLPREVEGERKPETTTSTTVSAWGKEVLLPKLEAV; translated from the coding sequence ATGAGTATCACCGTAGCGGTTCCTACGGGGAATATAGCAAAGTATCTTCTTCCCAAACTTCTTTCCGCGGGAGAAAAAGTGACCGTACTCACGAGGAGCCCTCACAAATTGGATCCTTCTCTTAAGGATAAGATCCGAATCGAAGTGGGAGCATTAGAAGATCAGGACTTCGTCCAGAATGCCACCAAAGATACGGAAGCGTTATATTGGTTGAACCCGGGAAATAAATCCGCAACGGACGTCCATGCTTGGTATAAATTATACGGAAAGAGCGTGGCGGGTGCCGTGCAAAAGAATCGGATTCCTTTCGTGGTGAATATTTCTACCATCATTCCGGAAGTCGTGGAGGCGGGAGTCGCAGACGGAATCGTCCATGTAGAGGAATATCTGAACGAAACGGACGCCAATGTGGTTCACCTACGTCCCGGATTCTTTCTGGAAAATCTCTTGGCTCAATTGGAAGATCTACGGTCTCGTAGCACAATCACCTTCCCTATACCGCCCGACCGTCCCGTGGCGTTTATCGCCACCAAGGATATCGCGGAAGTCGCTGCAGAATACCTTCTTCTCAAAAATTGGAAAGGCAAACGGATTCACGTTCTCCATGGAGGAGAAGATCTAACGTTCTCGGAAGCCTTAAAACGTTTGAGCGAATCTGTGGGTCGCGTATTAAAATACGATTATATAACTCTGGAGGATTTCCAAAACGGACTGGTCTCCCGAGGAGTGAGCGAGGCCGCCGCGGAAGGTTATACGGATATCTATAGATCCATGCATCTTCCCAGAGAAGTGGAAGGAGAAAGAAAGCCGGAAACTACGACAAGCACGACCGTATCCGCCTGGGGAAAAGAAGTCCTTCTTCCGAAATTGGAAGCTGTATGA
- a CDS encoding AraC family transcriptional regulator, producing MKRVIASREGVGITASVIQKQELYLSQVFNELPTIVFVKEGTKTLRRGSSELEIREGEAVAIAGGQSFDVINRPNGQDFEAAWIAFPSAIVQNFSFTRTENSVIETAFPIRELKSGFQEAFQTARDTITTSKQIPDHIAIHRVGEVLLWLGEFGKRFPVSSSQKLSQRIRSLLNANPSEDWSAGGVANRLEISEATLRRKLSGENISFTELLIDVRMSYALSLLQSTELSIGEIAKEVGYESPSRFAIRFRDRFGHSPNVLRKETVLFKRNGTVFERVGI from the coding sequence ATGAAGCGAGTCATTGCATCCAGGGAAGGAGTCGGTATCACCGCCTCCGTAATCCAAAAACAGGAATTATATTTGTCTCAGGTCTTTAACGAACTTCCCACCATCGTATTCGTAAAAGAAGGCACAAAGACTCTAAGAAGGGGTTCTTCTGAATTAGAAATCCGAGAAGGAGAAGCTGTTGCGATCGCCGGCGGACAATCCTTCGATGTGATCAATCGTCCTAACGGGCAAGATTTCGAGGCGGCATGGATCGCCTTCCCTTCCGCTATAGTACAGAACTTTTCGTTTACGAGAACGGAGAACTCCGTCATCGAAACCGCGTTCCCCATCAGAGAACTCAAATCCGGATTCCAAGAAGCCTTTCAAACCGCGAGAGATACGATCACCACAAGTAAACAGATTCCCGATCATATCGCCATACATAGAGTAGGTGAAGTTCTTTTATGGCTGGGAGAATTCGGAAAAAGATTCCCGGTATCTTCCTCTCAGAAGTTGAGTCAAAGGATCCGTTCCCTCCTGAACGCAAATCCTTCTGAGGACTGGTCTGCGGGAGGTGTAGCGAATCGATTGGAAATCAGCGAGGCCACTCTCAGAAGAAAACTTTCCGGCGAGAACATTTCCTTCACGGAACTTCTTATCGACGTGAGAATGTCCTATGCTCTTTCCTTATTGCAGTCTACGGAACTCTCCATCGGGGAAATCGCAAAGGAAGTGGGTTACGAGTCCCCTTCCCGGTTCGCAATAAGATTCAGAGACCGTTTCGGTCATTCTCCCAATGTTTTACGGAAGGAAACGGTGCTATTTAAGCGAAACGGCACAGTCTTTGAGCGAGTCGGTATATAA
- a CDS encoding family 2A encapsulin nanocompartment shell protein: MAETGPIQHALSDRSARKLANTTKTAPQFGAITPRWLVRLLDWKPLESGTLRVNRVRDNSKVDVLCGQKDEQPLPETFVDYEENPREYTLSAISTVLDVHTRVSDLFSTPHDQIKEQLRLTIESVKERQENELINNDDYGLLKNVPKNQRIQTRKGPPTPDDLDELISKVWKEPSFFLAHPLAIAAFGRECTRRGVPPATVSLFGAQFLTWRGLPIIPTDKLLVGGESVPKVPGGTTNILLLRVGEKKQGVVGLYQPGLPGEQTPGLSVRFMGINRSAIGSYLISLYCSAAVLTDDAIGALENVDVGNYYEYK; this comes from the coding sequence ATGGCTGAAACCGGCCCCATCCAACATGCTCTAAGCGACAGGTCCGCTCGGAAACTCGCAAATACCACTAAAACCGCACCTCAATTCGGAGCGATCACTCCCCGTTGGTTAGTGCGCCTTCTCGATTGGAAACCGTTGGAATCGGGAACCCTGAGAGTGAATCGAGTCAGGGACAATAGCAAAGTGGACGTACTCTGCGGCCAAAAGGACGAGCAACCTCTACCCGAGACGTTCGTGGATTACGAGGAAAACCCAAGAGAGTATACGTTAAGCGCAATATCTACCGTTTTGGACGTTCATACAAGGGTCTCCGACTTATTCAGCACCCCTCACGATCAAATCAAAGAACAACTCCGACTGACCATCGAGAGCGTGAAGGAAAGACAGGAAAACGAACTCATCAATAACGACGATTACGGTTTATTGAAGAATGTCCCTAAAAACCAAAGAATCCAAACGAGAAAAGGACCTCCGACTCCAGACGATCTGGATGAATTGATCTCGAAAGTTTGGAAGGAGCCGTCCTTCTTCTTAGCGCATCCTCTCGCTATCGCCGCATTCGGAAGAGAATGCACCAGAAGGGGAGTTCCTCCGGCTACCGTTTCCCTTTTCGGAGCACAATTCCTGACCTGGAGAGGATTACCGATCATTCCTACGGACAAGTTGCTTGTGGGAGGAGAATCCGTTCCTAAGGTTCCCGGTGGAACTACGAATATTCTTTTATTAAGAGTGGGAGAGAAAAAGCAAGGGGTCGTGGGATTATACCAACCCGGATTACCTGGCGAGCAAACCCCCGGACTTTCCGTTCGATTCATGGGAATCAATCGCTCCGCGATCGGTTCTTATCTCATCTCTTTATATTGCTCGGCTGCGGTACTCACTGACGACGCGATCGGAGCATTAGAAAATGTGGATGTAGGCAATTACTATGAGTATAAATGA
- a CDS encoding ATP-binding protein gives MSDFPRNFGIGIAFSILFVVGCSGTFSVNKPPSVQNGVLELRNWDFSSLGALSLDGNWEFFWEKLYSDLADAKGRKIVSPTGFEALPDAWSNYYSGEKYPGFGYATYRMTLDLDRPESEMGLKMLEASTSYVLYVNGTKVISNGIVGRTAETSFPSYRPDVSIPFTLQKTNEIAIEVSNFSHSKGGPWAKIYLGKHKELVAIRQKNISLDLFMGGGLFIMGIYHLSLFAFLRREQANLFFGLLSVFITVRMMMTGERFFFTVFPDFGFQWAYRLEIISTYLSALVFALFLKAMYPSEFGKNMLSFLVLAFFSLSVFVVLTPLVEFSRTLPYFGLLVGLEGFYSIYVLIRAIKVRRLGSWVGLMLSLCLFGVVINDLLYGNMVINSTYFASYGVAFFFITQAFMVSQRFSSAYDLSEKLGRELQESNQRLISLDRLKDEFLASTSHELRTPLQGIIGIADSLNRGVGGVPSPFVAKQLEMIVKSGQRLSSLVNDILDFSKLKHKDLNLNLRSVDLYQAVNFTIELNKNSVDESRLRLTNGIFSEFPDVLADENRLQQILQNLVGNAIKFTERGEISVTAKIKSLGFAEMSVTDTGIGIAPSEQQKVFEFFEQADRGDAKNAGGAGLGLAISRALVSLHGGEIGVESELGKGSRFYFTIPLVPGKIPKSSQDWENMGTSNKGKQVHPLLNEKVDFVSDKNARILVVDDEPVNLQVIENYLSLKNMTCLTTKSGVEALGILKKDSEFDAVILDVMMPKMSGLEVAREIRKTFTTLELPILMLTARNQDKDLMAALNNGANDYLLKPFEYDELMMRVNNLLDLSRGHKSKLELESEKRIAVNNVRQRINIDLHDHLGGKLTDLKFLSEELMHSIRSEKDIPQKIHETVNQSIEILREQMLKIEDLGLLSENFITGINLVLLRRYSHAERDLEFHCEEDLRIFFEGERNENSVVELYSIVNEITNNDLKYGKEVTKWDFKLEDREIVTDMRAKSVYHLKKHRTGRGTENLIHRISGLEGKMEMGLVGDEYRILIRIPLEKFKVV, from the coding sequence ATGTCGGATTTTCCCCGGAACTTTGGAATAGGGATCGCTTTTTCGATTCTGTTCGTCGTCGGTTGCTCCGGGACTTTCTCCGTAAACAAACCTCCGTCGGTACAGAACGGAGTTCTGGAATTAAGGAACTGGGACTTTTCAAGCTTGGGAGCTTTGAGTCTGGACGGGAATTGGGAATTTTTCTGGGAAAAATTGTATTCGGATCTTGCGGACGCGAAGGGGAGAAAAATCGTTTCCCCTACCGGATTCGAGGCCCTGCCGGACGCATGGAGCAATTATTACTCCGGAGAAAAATATCCGGGCTTCGGTTACGCGACTTACAGGATGACTTTGGATCTGGATCGTCCCGAGTCGGAGATGGGATTGAAAATGCTGGAGGCTTCGACTTCCTACGTTTTGTACGTCAACGGTACCAAGGTGATTTCTAACGGAATCGTGGGCAGAACAGCCGAAACGAGCTTTCCATCCTATCGCCCCGATGTGAGCATTCCGTTTACATTACAAAAAACGAATGAAATTGCGATCGAAGTCTCCAACTTCTCCCATTCCAAAGGTGGACCTTGGGCTAAAATTTATCTGGGAAAACATAAGGAACTCGTAGCAATCCGTCAAAAGAATATCTCCCTGGATCTTTTCATGGGCGGCGGTTTATTCATCATGGGGATCTATCACCTGAGTCTTTTCGCTTTCTTGAGGAGAGAACAGGCCAATTTGTTTTTCGGACTTTTGAGCGTTTTTATTACGGTTAGAATGATGATGACGGGGGAGCGATTTTTCTTTACCGTCTTTCCCGATTTCGGATTCCAATGGGCCTATCGATTGGAGATAATCAGCACTTATCTGAGCGCTCTCGTATTTGCTCTTTTTCTAAAGGCGATGTATCCGAGCGAATTCGGGAAGAATATGCTCTCTTTCTTGGTTTTAGCATTTTTTTCCCTTTCCGTGTTCGTCGTCCTCACACCTCTGGTTGAGTTTTCCCGAACACTTCCATACTTCGGCCTTCTTGTCGGCTTGGAAGGTTTCTATTCCATCTACGTTCTTATTAGAGCGATTAAGGTCAGAAGATTAGGATCCTGGGTGGGGTTGATGCTTTCCCTGTGCTTATTCGGAGTAGTCATCAACGACCTACTTTACGGAAATATGGTCATCAATTCCACATATTTCGCTTCGTACGGGGTCGCCTTCTTCTTTATCACTCAGGCGTTTATGGTTTCCCAAAGATTTTCGAGCGCTTATGATCTTTCTGAAAAATTGGGAAGAGAATTGCAGGAATCCAATCAGAGATTGATTTCCTTGGACAGATTAAAGGATGAATTCTTGGCGAGTACTTCCCATGAACTTAGGACTCCTCTGCAAGGAATCATAGGGATTGCGGATTCGTTAAATCGGGGAGTGGGCGGGGTTCCTTCTCCTTTCGTGGCGAAACAACTCGAAATGATCGTAAAGAGCGGACAAAGACTTTCAAGTCTCGTAAATGATATTCTGGATTTTTCCAAGCTCAAGCATAAGGATTTAAATTTGAATTTGCGCTCGGTGGATCTATACCAAGCGGTGAATTTTACGATAGAGTTGAATAAGAACTCCGTAGACGAGAGCCGTCTGAGATTGACCAACGGAATCTTCTCCGAATTTCCGGACGTACTCGCCGACGAGAATAGACTGCAACAGATCCTACAGAATTTGGTCGGAAACGCGATAAAGTTTACCGAAAGAGGGGAAATATCCGTAACCGCAAAGATTAAGTCTCTGGGATTTGCCGAAATGAGCGTAACGGATACCGGTATAGGGATAGCGCCAAGCGAACAACAGAAAGTCTTCGAATTTTTCGAACAGGCGGATCGCGGAGACGCTAAGAATGCGGGAGGTGCAGGTCTGGGACTTGCAATCAGTCGAGCCTTGGTTTCCTTACATGGAGGAGAGATCGGCGTGGAATCCGAACTCGGAAAGGGTTCCCGCTTTTATTTTACGATCCCTTTGGTTCCGGGTAAAATTCCCAAGTCCTCGCAGGATTGGGAGAATATGGGGACCTCCAACAAGGGGAAGCAGGTCCATCCGCTTTTGAACGAAAAAGTGGATTTTGTTTCCGACAAGAATGCGAGAATTCTAGTCGTGGACGACGAACCGGTCAATTTGCAAGTGATAGAAAATTATCTTTCCTTAAAGAATATGACCTGTCTTACCACGAAGAGCGGCGTCGAGGCCTTGGGTATTCTAAAAAAAGACTCCGAATTCGATGCGGTCATTTTGGACGTGATGATGCCTAAGATGTCCGGTTTGGAAGTGGCAAGAGAGATCCGAAAGACCTTTACCACCTTGGAGTTACCGATTCTGATGCTTACTGCCCGTAACCAAGACAAGGACCTCATGGCGGCGTTGAATAACGGGGCCAACGATTATCTACTCAAGCCGTTCGAATACGACGAGCTGATGATGCGAGTGAATAATCTTTTGGACCTTTCCAGAGGTCATAAAAGCAAGCTGGAGCTGGAAAGCGAGAAAAGAATCGCCGTAAATAACGTTAGGCAGCGTATCAATATAGATTTACACGATCATTTGGGCGGAAAGCTTACGGACTTAAAATTCCTTTCGGAAGAATTGATGCATTCTATACGATCCGAAAAGGACATTCCTCAAAAAATTCACGAGACGGTGAACCAATCCATAGAAATTCTAAGGGAACAAATGCTTAAGATAGAGGACTTAGGACTTTTATCGGAGAATTTCATCACTGGGATCAATTTGGTCCTCTTGCGTAGGTATTCCCACGCTGAAAGGGACCTGGAGTTTCATTGCGAAGAGGATCTTCGTATTTTCTTCGAGGGAGAGAGAAACGAAAACAGCGTCGTGGAACTTTATAGTATCGTGAACGAGATCACGAACAATGATCTTAAATACGGAAAAGAAGTAACGAAATGGGATTTTAAGTTGGAAGACCGGGAAATCGTTACCGATATGCGGGCCAAATCCGTTTATCATCTCAAAAAACATAGAACCGGTAGGGGAACCGAGAACCTAATCCATAGAATTTCCGGATTGGAAGGTAAAATGGAAATGGGGCTCGTAGGCGACGAATACAGGATCCTGATAAGAATCCCGTTAGAAAAATTCAAAGTGGTGTAA
- a CDS encoding YbhB/YbcL family Raf kinase inhibitor-like protein: protein MRFSSAKRGLAALLSFLFVSSAYAADLKVTSDTIKEGGTLTNTQVFAGFGCSGENISPDLKWTGAPKDTKFFAVTVYDPDAPTGSGWWHWTVFNIPADVTSLASKSGNEKGPLPAGAVQGRTDFGKPGFGGACPPKGDKPHRYIFKVFALKDKVPLDQEASGALVGFYLNSLKLAEGKLTVKYGR from the coding sequence ATGCGATTTTCTTCTGCAAAAAGAGGCTTGGCGGCGCTCTTAAGTTTTCTATTCGTAAGTTCAGCGTACGCAGCCGATTTGAAAGTGACAAGTGACACGATCAAAGAGGGGGGCACCTTGACCAACACTCAGGTATTCGCCGGATTCGGTTGTAGCGGTGAGAATATTTCTCCCGATCTAAAATGGACGGGAGCTCCCAAGGATACTAAATTCTTCGCAGTCACCGTTTACGATCCGGATGCTCCTACCGGTAGCGGATGGTGGCATTGGACCGTATTCAATATCCCTGCGGATGTTACTAGTCTAGCTTCCAAATCAGGTAACGAAAAGGGACCGCTTCCTGCAGGTGCAGTCCAAGGTAGAACCGATTTCGGAAAACCCGGATTCGGCGGTGCCTGCCCTCCTAAAGGCGACAAGCCCCACCGATATATTTTCAAAGTATTCGCACTGAAGGATAAGGTTCCCTTAGACCAAGAGGCATCCGGAGCATTAGTAGGATTCTATCTGAATTCCTTAAAACTTGCGGAAGGCAAACTCACTGTAAAATACGGCAGATAA
- a CDS encoding response regulator transcription factor encodes MSLEANTAETKKTRIGIVENDENFRIQIIKTLETLPEVGGILSWDSAESYWKDEGGRDLDILFLDIVLTGMNGVELAGRISGRDPEINKIMLTNMNSDELIYESLRNGAIGYILKSELKDIGEVIDTVLKGGAIITPTIAFRVLNTFKQKDSSSVAKLTPKERQILDEMVKGKTIGRVAEFLGVSKYTVQHHVKNIYKKLNVHNRAELVRKASDIGLLP; translated from the coding sequence ATGAGCTTGGAAGCAAATACGGCGGAAACTAAGAAAACCAGAATCGGAATCGTCGAGAACGACGAGAATTTTCGGATACAAATCATTAAGACCCTGGAGACGCTTCCGGAAGTCGGTGGAATCCTCTCCTGGGATTCCGCGGAATCCTATTGGAAAGACGAGGGAGGACGGGACTTGGATATCCTATTTTTGGATATCGTTCTGACGGGAATGAACGGAGTGGAATTGGCCGGAAGAATATCCGGAAGGGACCCCGAAATCAATAAGATTATGCTCACCAATATGAATTCGGACGAATTGATCTACGAATCTCTTCGTAACGGAGCGATAGGGTATATTCTGAAATCCGAATTGAAAGATATAGGAGAAGTGATAGACACCGTTTTAAAAGGAGGAGCGATCATTACCCCTACGATCGCTTTTCGTGTACTCAACACTTTTAAACAGAAGGATAGTTCAAGTGTCGCTAAGCTCACTCCTAAGGAAAGGCAGATTCTGGACGAGATGGTAAAAGGAAAAACCATCGGAAGAGTCGCGGAGTTTTTAGGCGTAAGTAAGTATACGGTGCAACATCACGTTAAGAATATATACAAAAAATTGAATGTTCATAATCGAGCCGAATTGGTCAGAAAAGCCAGCGATATAGGGCTGCTTCCTTGA
- a CDS encoding sulfurtransferase, which yields MIVDSDWLLSHLDDPKVRIVDIRGRVEATEPRYHAEPELYALEHIPGAVFVDWTKDIVDLEDPVPVNIAGIRKFSDLMETLGIDNDTFVVAYDDHNTMFAGRLVWALRYYGHSKAAILDGGFQNWKREGKPVSSEIPRFAKTAFQAEPHPELKRSADDVQFRSTDTLLIDARRPEVFAKGHIPGAINLPHPTLTDSKTGKYLPLKELKESFRSAGLDPDRLPEKIISYCNGGASATVVLTALSLLGREDVPLYDGSWNEWGRDPKRPKEGSDS from the coding sequence ATGATCGTCGATTCGGACTGGCTACTTTCCCATTTAGACGATCCTAAAGTTCGGATCGTGGATATCCGAGGAAGAGTGGAAGCCACGGAACCCAGATACCATGCCGAACCGGAACTATACGCCTTAGAGCATATCCCGGGGGCGGTTTTCGTGGATTGGACTAAGGATATCGTGGATCTGGAGGATCCGGTCCCGGTCAATATCGCAGGTATCCGAAAATTCTCCGATCTAATGGAAACATTAGGAATCGATAATGATACATTTGTGGTAGCCTACGACGATCATAATACCATGTTCGCGGGAAGACTCGTTTGGGCTCTTAGATATTACGGCCATAGCAAAGCCGCAATCTTGGATGGAGGTTTCCAAAATTGGAAAAGAGAAGGAAAGCCGGTAAGCTCGGAAATCCCTCGCTTTGCAAAGACCGCATTCCAAGCGGAACCCCACCCCGAACTGAAACGCTCCGCGGACGATGTGCAATTTCGTTCCACCGATACCTTGCTCATCGATGCGAGAAGGCCAGAAGTATTCGCGAAAGGCCATATCCCAGGAGCGATCAATCTTCCCCACCCTACGTTAACCGATTCGAAAACGGGAAAATATCTTCCCTTGAAAGAGCTAAAAGAGTCCTTTCGATCGGCGGGTCTGGATCCGGACAGACTTCCGGAAAAAATCATCAGCTATTGCAACGGTGGAGCCTCGGCTACGGTAGTTCTCACTGCGTTATCCCTTTTGGGAAGAGAAGACGTTCCCTTATACGACGGCTCTTGGAATGAATGGGGAAGGGATCCGAAAAGACCTAAAGAAGGATCGGATTCATAG
- the thiM gene encoding hydroxyethylthiazole kinase: MSATATKEKVWPSPEIVEDLSEVRNKAPLTHVLTNIVVTNWTANVLLAAGASPAMVIAEEEAGDFAAIASGLLINVGTISSIDAKAQRVAAKSAQKAGTPWVLDPVAAGALKFRTDFAKELLEYKPTVIRGNASEILALAGAVGGGKGVDSTAQSGEALAPALGLAERTGAVVAISGEIDYITNGKETIAVPGGHVLMTKVTGVGCSLGALIAAFLGVQKDPLRAAVSASAVFGIAGLRAAEQSQGTGSFAVAFLDQISNLSA, from the coding sequence ATGTCAGCAACCGCAACTAAAGAGAAAGTCTGGCCTTCACCCGAGATCGTGGAGGATTTATCCGAAGTAAGAAACAAGGCCCCTCTTACCCACGTTTTAACGAATATAGTCGTCACGAATTGGACCGCTAACGTATTATTAGCGGCAGGAGCCTCCCCTGCCATGGTCATCGCGGAAGAAGAAGCGGGCGACTTCGCCGCAATCGCGTCCGGATTGCTGATCAATGTAGGAACCATTTCCAGCATAGATGCCAAGGCACAGAGAGTCGCAGCAAAAAGCGCCCAAAAAGCGGGAACACCTTGGGTTCTGGATCCGGTTGCCGCAGGCGCTCTTAAATTCCGAACCGATTTTGCGAAGGAACTTTTGGAATATAAACCCACAGTGATCCGAGGAAACGCGTCGGAAATTCTTGCATTAGCTGGAGCAGTAGGCGGAGGAAAGGGTGTGGATTCTACCGCCCAATCGGGAGAGGCTTTGGCTCCTGCCCTAGGGCTTGCGGAAAGAACGGGTGCAGTAGTCGCAATCAGCGGTGAGATAGATTATATCACAAACGGAAAAGAGACGATCGCAGTTCCCGGCGGACATGTGCTTATGACCAAGGTCACGGGAGTGGGTTGCTCTTTAGGAGCGTTGATCGCGGCTTTCTTAGGAGTACAAAAGGATCCGTTACGCGCAGCCGTTTCCGCTTCCGCGGTATTCGGGATCGCAGGTCTGCGAGCCGCGGAACAATCCCAAGGAACGGGAAGCTTCGCCGTGGCGTTCTTAGACCAAATATCGAATCTTTCCGCATGA
- a CDS encoding methyltransferase domain-containing protein — protein sequence MIDILTNILVDPSDKGNLLWDEAQGLAYNPRLRLRYPFRNGFPRLHKNEASPAKNEEEHLGFLYGTVPLQEGDPTKTSHEDPETRIARYEGFAEYYDTIMQDDSNRGELARSAYELLSSLAGKGEGIALDIGCGTGLSARFAKDLGYDPIGVDLSADQLRVASARLPVVLGDSAELPIASDSVKLAYSTFTTTDWDDLARSAREIYRVLSSGGRYIDVGVHPCFYGGFSEALPEGGILQKVGYNGTQYLEPETLKGSVRSKVGAWHRPLAEVLNLFLEAGFRLVRISEGGPEKLPSLLALSFIKD from the coding sequence ATGATAGATATATTGACAAATATATTAGTCGATCCTTCTGATAAGGGAAATCTTCTCTGGGACGAGGCACAAGGACTAGCTTATAATCCAAGGCTTCGATTGAGATACCCTTTCCGGAACGGTTTTCCGAGACTCCATAAGAACGAGGCCTCTCCCGCAAAAAATGAAGAGGAGCACCTGGGCTTTCTTTATGGGACTGTCCCCTTGCAGGAAGGAGATCCTACAAAAACATCTCACGAAGACCCCGAGACTCGAATCGCCCGTTATGAAGGATTCGCGGAATACTACGATACCATTATGCAGGACGATTCCAATCGAGGAGAATTGGCTCGCTCCGCCTACGAATTACTCTCTTCTCTCGCAGGAAAAGGAGAAGGAATCGCTTTGGATATAGGATGCGGCACCGGTCTTTCGGCAAGATTCGCTAAGGACTTGGGTTACGACCCGATCGGTGTGGATCTTTCCGCAGATCAGCTCAGAGTGGCTTCTGCCCGATTGCCTGTGGTACTCGGAGACTCGGCCGAACTTCCGATCGCAAGCGATTCCGTCAAACTGGCCTATAGCACTTTTACCACCACGGATTGGGACGATTTGGCCCGTTCCGCCAGGGAAATCTACCGGGTTCTTTCTTCCGGAGGAAGGTATATAGACGTGGGCGTCCATCCTTGCTTCTACGGAGGTTTTTCGGAAGCGCTTCCGGAAGGAGGCATTTTGCAAAAAGTGGGTTATAATGGAACTCAGTATCTGGAACCGGAAACCTTAAAGGGTTCGGTCCGGAGTAAAGTCGGAGCCTGGCATAGACCTTTGGCCGAAGTACTGAATCTATTTTTAGAGGCGGGGTTCCGATTGGTAAGAATATCGGAAGGAGGACCGGAAAAACTTCCGAGCCTTCTCGCATTGAGTTTCATTAAAGATTAA